A window of the Sphaerobacter thermophilus DSM 20745 genome harbors these coding sequences:
- a CDS encoding FliA/WhiG family RNA polymerase sigma factor, translating into MSTASITVGSPEAGTALWRRYAIERDGSTREALIRQYAPLVKYVVDRLRVALTATLDRDDLLGYGTIGLIEAIDRFDPERGVKFETFAIQRIRGAIIDAVRTLDLVPRTARQRARAIEQAYREIFAATGRMPPEEEVAAHLGMTIDAFRQALQDAACAILPLQQSDRDGEGTLEDTLPDAQATEPLDAAVRSDLVHRLAAALERLPERDRLIVTLYYYEELTLREISEVLGITESRVSQLLSRARLQLRALLHEGGMSADDVLT; encoded by the coding sequence ATGAGCACCGCGTCGATCACTGTGGGAAGCCCAGAAGCAGGTACAGCCCTGTGGCGCCGCTACGCCATCGAGCGTGACGGCAGCACCCGCGAGGCGCTGATCCGGCAGTATGCCCCCCTGGTCAAGTACGTGGTGGACCGGTTGCGGGTCGCGCTGACCGCCACGCTCGACCGAGACGACCTGCTGGGGTACGGCACCATCGGGTTGATCGAGGCCATCGACCGCTTCGACCCGGAGCGCGGCGTCAAGTTCGAGACTTTCGCCATCCAGCGCATCCGTGGAGCAATCATCGACGCCGTGCGGACCCTTGACCTGGTGCCACGCACCGCCCGGCAGCGGGCCCGCGCCATCGAGCAAGCCTACCGGGAGATCTTCGCCGCGACGGGCCGTATGCCGCCCGAAGAGGAAGTGGCGGCTCACCTGGGCATGACCATCGACGCCTTCCGGCAGGCGCTCCAGGACGCGGCCTGCGCGATTCTCCCGCTCCAGCAATCCGACCGCGACGGCGAGGGCACGCTGGAGGACACCCTGCCCGACGCCCAGGCGACCGAGCCGCTCGACGCCGCGGTGCGGTCCGATCTGGTGCACCGTCTCGCCGCGGCGCTGGAGCGCCTGCCCGAGCGGGACCGCTTGATTGTGACGCTCTATTACTACGAAGAGCTGACGCTGCGGGAAATCAGCGAGGTGCTGGGGATCACCGAGTCGCGGGTGAGTCAGTTGCTGAGCCGCGCTCGGCTGCAACTCCGCGCCTTGCTCCACGAAGGTGGTATGAGCGCGGACGACGTGCTCACCTAA
- a CDS encoding flagellar motor switch protein FliM translates to MSGSPVPYNFRRPDKFSKDHLRSIQAIQEGFGRFAGNFLASKVRAAVHVSLVHVEQSTLGEFLDGLPFPTTLFISPLDPLVGQAVMQIDMNLAFLVIDRMLGGPGDSTPAPRAGASVTEIEMLLLEELGQGLFAEFVNAWAQVTSLRAPHCEVALGAMQVQGLLPTEIALVIRHEVRMEGATGRLTICLPASMLEPILPRLNARLLFANPRAGVGEQLERDLAAQLERVSLAVRVELGRVTVRVADLLQVEVGDVIRLDTAADSALPVLVEDRVRFLGQPGQIAGQLAVRIVERVTDDTVVP, encoded by the coding sequence GTGTCGGGCTCACCGGTGCCCTACAATTTCCGCCGACCGGACAAGTTTTCCAAGGATCACCTGCGCTCGATCCAGGCGATCCAGGAGGGCTTCGGGCGCTTCGCCGGTAACTTCCTGGCCTCCAAGGTGCGCGCTGCCGTCCATGTCTCCCTCGTCCATGTGGAGCAGTCGACGCTGGGGGAGTTCCTCGACGGCCTGCCCTTCCCGACGACCCTCTTCATCAGCCCGCTCGACCCGCTCGTCGGGCAGGCCGTTATGCAGATCGACATGAACCTCGCGTTCCTCGTCATCGACCGCATGCTCGGCGGGCCTGGCGATTCGACCCCGGCGCCGCGGGCCGGTGCCTCCGTCACCGAGATCGAGATGCTTCTGCTGGAGGAGCTGGGGCAGGGGTTGTTCGCCGAGTTCGTGAACGCGTGGGCGCAGGTGACGTCGCTCCGTGCACCGCACTGCGAAGTGGCCCTGGGCGCCATGCAGGTTCAGGGGCTCCTCCCCACCGAGATCGCGCTGGTGATCCGGCATGAGGTGCGGATGGAGGGGGCGACCGGGCGCTTGACGATCTGCCTGCCGGCGTCGATGCTGGAACCGATCCTTCCACGGCTGAACGCCCGGCTCTTGTTCGCCAACCCGCGCGCCGGGGTCGGGGAGCAACTGGAGCGCGATCTGGCGGCCCAACTGGAACGGGTGTCGCTGGCGGTCCGGGTCGAGCTGGGACGAGTCACCGTTCGGGTGGCCGACTTGCTCCAGGTCGAAGTAGGGGACGTGATCCGGCTCGACACCGCGGCCGACAGCGCACTGCCGGTGCTGGTGGAGGATCGGGTCCGCTTCCTCGGGCAGCCGGGCCAGATTGCCGGGCAACTGGCGGTACGCATTGTCGAGCGCGTCACGGACGACACCGTCGTCCCGTAG
- a CDS encoding flagellar FlbD family protein translates to MVTVTRLDGSVVVLNAELIESIEAVPDTVITLVNHRKVVVREPAEVVVERVLAYQRAVRGPEQVTMGTGTGDVSPAVERAADLVPQER, encoded by the coding sequence ATGGTCACGGTCACGCGGCTTGACGGCTCCGTTGTCGTTCTCAACGCCGAACTCATCGAGTCGATCGAGGCGGTGCCCGACACGGTCATCACCCTGGTGAACCACCGCAAAGTGGTCGTCCGCGAACCGGCGGAGGTGGTGGTCGAGCGGGTCCTGGCGTACCAGCGGGCCGTCCGGGGGCCGGAGCAGGTGACGATGGGCACCGGGACTGGAGACGTGTCGCCAGCCGTTGAGCGGGCGGCGGACCTGGTCCCGCAGGAGCGGTAA
- a CDS encoding GTP-binding signal recognition particle SRP54 G- domain-containing protein, producing the protein MGQTFRAATVTDAIRQAKEELGPDALILEVRRSAFDGGVEIVAATGQTGEFPVTGNGRTGPLPRIDALAALRRRASRTGSAPNGTSGESDIGRSWGPDDLDVDFIRQCGVSERLASDLAMACGAGSALRRHAAVTHVLQRRISTEDLVGTGHERVVAALVGPSGVGKTTTIAKLAAIFSATRGRRVALVTTDTYRVGGIAQLKTFAEILQLPFYTVYTREDLDHALEETAEADLVLVDTPGCNPYDAAMLREMRNLIGSNTPVTCYLTLAMTGDFDELIAASQRFALLNPAGLIATKLDETRRAPAVIGLVEQTRLPLTYTCAGPLVPDDIAVASPAALADLLLSAMEYRYQRELVRQ; encoded by the coding sequence ATGGGTCAGACGTTTCGTGCCGCGACTGTGACGGACGCCATCCGCCAGGCCAAGGAGGAGCTTGGCCCGGACGCCCTCATCCTTGAGGTGCGTCGCTCCGCCTTTGATGGCGGGGTGGAAATCGTCGCCGCGACCGGCCAGACGGGAGAGTTCCCCGTGACCGGCAACGGCCGCACCGGGCCGCTGCCGCGTATTGACGCGCTCGCCGCCCTGCGCCGCCGGGCCTCACGCACGGGCAGCGCGCCCAACGGTACATCGGGTGAGTCCGACATCGGACGTTCCTGGGGGCCGGACGACCTCGACGTCGACTTCATCCGCCAGTGCGGCGTCAGCGAGCGCCTGGCGAGCGACCTGGCGATGGCCTGCGGGGCGGGCTCGGCGCTTCGGCGGCACGCGGCCGTCACCCACGTCCTCCAGCGACGCATCAGCACCGAGGACCTGGTCGGGACGGGCCATGAGCGCGTCGTCGCCGCGCTGGTCGGGCCGTCCGGCGTAGGGAAGACCACCACCATCGCCAAGCTGGCCGCAATCTTCAGCGCCACCCGCGGGCGCCGCGTGGCCCTGGTCACCACCGACACCTACCGTGTGGGCGGCATCGCACAGCTCAAGACGTTCGCTGAGATCCTGCAGCTTCCTTTCTATACGGTTTACACGCGCGAGGACCTGGACCACGCACTCGAGGAGACGGCCGAGGCCGACCTCGTGCTGGTCGACACCCCGGGCTGCAACCCCTACGACGCCGCCATGCTGAGGGAGATGCGGAACCTGATCGGCAGCAACACGCCGGTCACCTGCTATCTCACGCTCGCCATGACCGGCGACTTCGACGAGTTGATCGCGGCGAGTCAGCGCTTCGCCCTCCTCAACCCGGCCGGCCTGATCGCGACCAAGCTCGACGAGACGCGCCGCGCCCCCGCCGTGATCGGGTTGGTCGAACAGACCCGGCTGCCGCTCACCTACACCTGTGCCGGGCCGCTCGTGCCGGACGACATTGCGGTCGCTTCCCCGGCTGCGCTGGCTGATCTGCTGCTCAGCGCCATGGAGTACCGCTACCAACGGGAGCTGGTACGGCAGTGA
- the fliP gene encoding flagellar type III secretion system pore protein FliP (The bacterial flagellar biogenesis protein FliP forms a type III secretion system (T3SS)-type pore required for flagellar assembly.) — translation MASAPRGARPRRRAALFALLASAILWLPSCTADAQLGDAQLRIDSGGAATGSAGTVNSGLELFVLLTFLALLPTLLMMVTSFTRVIIVLSFARNAIGVPQLPPNQVLLGLALFLTIFIMAPVWQEVNRTALQPYLAGEIAQAEAMDRAVRPLREFMLRQTRERDLALFMQLGQQPRPRTPDDVPTWVLVPSFIVSELKTAFQMGFVIFIPFLIIDMIVSSALMSMGMIMLPPVIVSLPFKVLLFVMVDGWDLIVRSLVMSFQ, via the coding sequence ATGGCAAGCGCGCCGCGGGGAGCGCGGCCTCGGCGCCGCGCTGCTCTGTTTGCTCTGCTCGCGAGTGCCATCCTCTGGCTTCCCTCCTGCACCGCCGACGCACAATTGGGCGACGCGCAACTGCGCATCGACTCCGGCGGGGCAGCTACCGGCAGCGCCGGGACCGTCAACTCGGGGCTGGAGTTGTTCGTCCTTCTTACCTTCCTGGCGCTTCTGCCGACCCTGTTGATGATGGTCACCTCGTTCACGCGGGTCATCATCGTCCTCTCCTTCGCACGCAACGCGATCGGCGTCCCTCAGCTCCCGCCGAACCAGGTGCTGCTGGGTCTGGCGCTGTTCCTGACCATCTTCATCATGGCGCCCGTCTGGCAGGAGGTGAACCGCACCGCGCTCCAGCCCTACCTGGCCGGCGAGATCGCGCAGGCGGAGGCGATGGACCGCGCCGTTCGCCCATTGCGCGAGTTCATGCTGCGCCAGACGCGCGAACGCGACCTCGCCCTCTTCATGCAGCTCGGCCAGCAGCCGCGCCCGCGGACGCCGGACGATGTCCCGACCTGGGTCCTGGTGCCCTCCTTCATCGTCAGTGAGCTGAAGACCGCCTTCCAGATGGGGTTCGTGATCTTCATCCCCTTCCTCATCATCGACATGATCGTCTCGAGCGCGCTGATGTCGATGGGCATGATCATGCTGCCGCCGGTCATCGTCTCGCTTCCGTTCAAAGTGCTCCTGTTCGTGATGGTCGACGGCTGGGACCTGATCGTCCGGTCGCTCGTCATGAGCTTCCAATGA
- a CDS encoding flagellar motor protein has protein sequence MDLATIIGLILGVAALVVAFILEGGHLTSLLGITAFMIVFGGTFGATIASHSLDDAKRIPSLILRAFKAPPDRRRMLIDELVTLAEVARRDGLLALEDRVIDDPFLQRAVTLVVDGTDPEVTRAVLESDIEAMEARHARGYGMFSTMGGFAPTMGIIGTVMGLIHVLSNLSSPDELGPAIAVAFLATLYGVASANLIWIPIGNKLKYRSQQEADERWIVVEGVMGLQAGDNPRVLREKLTATLPPAERAAGASAAVPAAARAMAEGGE, from the coding sequence ATGGATCTGGCGACGATTATCGGTCTCATCCTCGGCGTCGCGGCGCTGGTGGTGGCCTTCATCCTGGAGGGCGGGCACCTGACGTCGCTCCTCGGCATCACCGCCTTCATGATCGTCTTCGGTGGGACCTTCGGCGCCACCATCGCCAGCCACTCGCTCGACGACGCGAAGCGCATCCCCAGTCTGATACTCCGCGCGTTCAAGGCGCCGCCTGACCGCCGCCGCATGCTGATCGACGAGCTGGTCACGCTGGCTGAGGTGGCGCGGCGCGACGGCCTGCTCGCATTGGAGGACCGCGTCATCGATGACCCCTTCCTCCAGCGCGCCGTGACGCTGGTCGTCGACGGGACCGACCCGGAGGTCACCCGCGCGGTCCTCGAGAGCGACATCGAGGCCATGGAGGCACGCCACGCCCGCGGGTACGGGATGTTTTCGACCATGGGCGGCTTCGCTCCGACGATGGGCATCATCGGCACGGTGATGGGCCTCATCCACGTCCTGTCCAACCTCAGCTCGCCGGACGAACTCGGCCCGGCCATCGCGGTCGCCTTCCTGGCTACGCTCTACGGTGTCGCCTCGGCCAACCTGATCTGGATTCCGATTGGGAACAAGCTGAAGTACCGCAGCCAACAGGAGGCGGACGAGCGCTGGATCGTGGTCGAGGGCGTCATGGGCTTGCAGGCCGGCGACAACCCGCGGGTGCTGCGGGAGAAGCTGACGGCGACGCTGCCGCCCGCCGAGCGCGCCGCCGGTGCATCGGCAGCGGTGCCGGCTGCGGCGCGGGCGATGGCGGAAGGGGGCGAGTAG
- the fliR gene encoding flagellar biosynthetic protein FliR translates to MTIASPLVPQSIAVFLLMVTRIGTMLMFMPGFAGRSVPPAIKVLAALALSLVLVPFTRPGTETLTDPASFTVGLAREFLLGLLMGFGIAVVFGAIEMAASLVGAQIGLNLSGVFNPSLDLQGTPLNTFYLVAAALVFFSANGHHLVLMALHRSFQTVPIGSAALADNAGTAIIALASLMFVDALRIGLPVAGTLLAVDACLGVLNRMVPQMNVFFVGLPVKIFAGFAVLLLTLPFLIRVLAPMVTDGVIEAIGRAGAVAR, encoded by the coding sequence ATGACGATCGCGTCGCCGCTCGTCCCTCAATCGATCGCTGTCTTCCTGCTGATGGTGACCCGCATCGGCACCATGCTGATGTTCATGCCCGGCTTCGCCGGCCGCAGCGTGCCCCCGGCGATCAAGGTCCTCGCGGCGCTGGCATTGTCGCTGGTATTGGTGCCGTTCACCCGGCCCGGCACCGAGACGCTGACCGACCCGGCGAGCTTCACGGTGGGGCTGGCGCGCGAGTTCCTCCTCGGCCTGTTGATGGGCTTTGGCATCGCCGTCGTCTTCGGCGCGATCGAGATGGCCGCCAGCCTGGTCGGCGCCCAGATCGGGCTCAACCTGAGCGGGGTGTTCAACCCGTCGCTCGACCTGCAGGGGACGCCGCTCAACACCTTCTATCTCGTGGCCGCTGCCCTCGTCTTCTTCAGCGCCAACGGGCATCACCTGGTGTTGATGGCGCTGCATCGTAGTTTCCAGACCGTGCCGATCGGGAGCGCCGCCCTCGCCGACAACGCCGGGACGGCTATCATCGCCCTCGCGAGTCTCATGTTTGTCGATGCCTTGCGCATCGGGCTGCCGGTCGCCGGGACTCTGCTCGCCGTCGACGCCTGCCTCGGCGTGCTCAACCGCATGGTGCCGCAGATGAACGTCTTCTTCGTCGGGTTGCCGGTCAAGATCTTCGCCGGCTTCGCCGTGCTGCTCTTGACCCTTCCGTTCCTGATCCGGGTCCTGGCACCCATGGTCACCGACGGCGTGATCGAGGCGATCGGCCGGGCCGGCGCGGTGGCGCGGTAG
- the flhA gene encoding flagellar biosynthesis protein FlhA, which produces MVTTASSSTPATGLRRLTQYSDVVLAVGVIMIVAMMIVPIPPAIVDVLITLNIAGALTILLVSIYLLEPLQFSAFPSLLLLATLFRLGLNVTSSRLILLQGDAGQVIEAFGSFVVGGNYVVGIVVFVILVVIQFVVITNGAGRVAEVAARFTLDAMPGKQMAIDADLNAGLITEDEARARRQQIAREANFYGAMDGASKFVKGDAIAGILIIIVNIIGGVVIGALQRGLPIGEALRTYALLTVGDGLVTQIPALLISTATGIIVTRASASDHDLGHDMVRQVLKNPRALAIGGALLLLLAVIPGLPKLPFFVIAVALLGASQLVRQHGRTAPVEEAPPETPVDEDMMDLLRVDPMELEIGYGLIPLVDEAQGGTLLKRITLVRRQVALDLGITVPTIRIRDNLQLRPNEYRIKLRGVEVAAGEVYPDRLMAMNAGGVSGEIDGIDGREPAFGLAAKWIPESQRMHAEALGYTVVDPASVVTTHLSEVIRTHAADILRRQDVQRLLDGVRMEHPAVVDELVPHLLSLAEVQQVLQHLLREGISIRDLVTVLEALGNHARTTKDVPTLAEHVRAALAPAISARYATPEGDLYVLTLQPEVSSHLVDSLQATESGPQLSLDPEWLQRLLTAIAREMERVASLGRQPILLVPAGIRLALRRATERSLPNLTILSYREIAPNVQVHAAGMVRV; this is translated from the coding sequence ATGGTAACGACGGCGAGCAGTAGCACGCCGGCCACCGGTCTCCGGCGGCTCACCCAGTACAGCGATGTCGTCCTGGCGGTGGGCGTCATCATGATCGTCGCCATGATGATCGTGCCCATCCCGCCCGCGATCGTCGACGTGCTGATCACGCTGAACATCGCGGGGGCGCTCACCATCCTGCTGGTGTCGATCTACCTGCTGGAGCCGCTGCAGTTCTCGGCCTTCCCGTCGCTGTTGCTTCTGGCAACCCTCTTCCGCCTCGGCCTCAACGTCACGTCGTCCCGACTGATCCTGCTTCAGGGCGACGCCGGGCAGGTCATCGAGGCATTCGGGTCGTTCGTCGTCGGCGGCAACTACGTCGTCGGGATCGTCGTCTTCGTGATCCTGGTGGTGATCCAGTTTGTGGTCATCACCAACGGCGCCGGGCGCGTGGCCGAAGTGGCTGCCCGCTTCACCCTCGACGCCATGCCGGGCAAGCAAATGGCGATCGACGCCGACCTCAACGCCGGGCTCATCACGGAGGACGAGGCCCGCGCACGGCGGCAGCAGATCGCCCGCGAGGCCAACTTCTACGGCGCCATGGACGGCGCTAGCAAGTTCGTCAAGGGCGACGCCATCGCCGGGATCCTCATCATCATCGTGAACATCATCGGCGGGGTCGTTATCGGCGCGCTCCAGCGTGGGCTGCCGATCGGCGAAGCGCTGCGCACCTACGCGCTGCTGACCGTGGGCGACGGGCTGGTCACGCAGATCCCGGCCCTCCTCATCTCGACCGCGACCGGCATCATCGTCACCCGCGCGTCGGCCTCGGACCACGACCTGGGACACGATATGGTGCGCCAGGTCCTGAAGAATCCGCGCGCCCTGGCGATTGGCGGCGCGCTCCTCCTCCTGCTGGCCGTGATCCCGGGCCTACCCAAGCTGCCCTTCTTCGTGATCGCGGTCGCCCTGCTCGGCGCCAGCCAGCTCGTGCGCCAGCACGGGCGGACCGCGCCGGTCGAGGAGGCACCGCCCGAGACGCCCGTCGACGAGGACATGATGGATCTGCTACGCGTCGACCCGATGGAGCTGGAGATCGGCTACGGCCTGATCCCGCTCGTCGACGAGGCGCAGGGCGGCACGCTGCTGAAACGTATCACGCTGGTGCGGCGGCAGGTCGCGCTCGACCTCGGCATCACGGTGCCGACCATCCGGATCCGGGACAACCTGCAACTGCGCCCCAACGAGTACCGCATCAAGCTGCGCGGGGTCGAGGTCGCCGCGGGAGAGGTCTACCCCGACCGGCTCATGGCCATGAACGCGGGCGGGGTCAGCGGCGAGATCGACGGGATCGACGGCCGCGAGCCGGCCTTCGGGCTGGCGGCCAAGTGGATCCCGGAGAGCCAGCGGATGCACGCCGAGGCGCTGGGCTACACGGTGGTGGACCCGGCCTCGGTCGTGACCACGCACCTGAGCGAGGTCATCCGCACCCACGCCGCGGACATCCTGCGACGGCAGGATGTGCAGCGCCTGCTGGACGGCGTGCGGATGGAGCACCCGGCGGTGGTCGACGAGCTGGTGCCGCACCTGCTCTCCCTGGCCGAGGTGCAGCAGGTCCTCCAGCACCTCCTGCGGGAGGGGATCTCGATCCGCGACCTCGTAACCGTGCTCGAGGCTCTCGGCAACCATGCCCGGACGACCAAGGACGTGCCCACCCTGGCGGAGCATGTGCGCGCCGCCCTGGCGCCAGCCATCTCGGCCCGCTACGCCACGCCGGAGGGCGACCTCTACGTCCTGACCCTGCAGCCGGAGGTATCGTCTCACCTGGTCGACTCCCTGCAGGCCACCGAGTCCGGGCCGCAACTCTCGCTCGACCCTGAGTGGCTACAGCGTCTCTTGACGGCAATCGCCCGCGAGATGGAGCGGGTCGCCAGCCTTGGTCGCCAGCCGATCCTGCTCGTGCCGGCCGGGATTCGGCTGGCTCTGCGGCGCGCAACCGAACGCTCACTGCCCAACCTGACCATCCTCTCCTACCGGGAGATCGCGCCCAACGTGCAGGTCCACGCTGCCGGCATGGTACGGGTGTAG
- the flhB gene encoding flagellar biosynthesis protein FlhB — protein MAEERTERATPKRRQDARRQGDVPRSAELSAAAGLLGALAFLQWYGGQAAGALTGYFRGTFGGLSPSDLTPLAIQNLAWESGMVFARVVGPLVAVVLVVGIAAGVAQTGPVFALAALKPDFKRINPAAGLKRIFSRRGAFETFKALVKLVIIAALTYPVLRAEVAHFASLTGAHPVSIAEAVGRTLVKVGLRAAGAFFILALADYAFQRWEYERRLRMTRQELREELRQIEGNPELKSRIRQLQRQLARGRMMHAVPKATVVVTNPTHLAVAIRYEMRTMPAPVVVAKGSGLTAERIKQIAREHAVPVVENKPLAQALYRMADVGAEIPVALYEAVADVIAYVYRLRTRPAWGTGSEQGTW, from the coding sequence ATGGCCGAGGAGCGCACGGAACGCGCGACACCTAAGCGGCGACAAGACGCCCGACGCCAGGGCGACGTGCCGCGCAGCGCCGAACTGAGCGCTGCGGCTGGGCTGCTCGGCGCGCTCGCGTTCCTCCAGTGGTACGGCGGTCAGGCGGCCGGCGCGCTCACCGGGTATTTCCGCGGAACCTTCGGCGGGTTGAGCCCGAGTGACCTTACCCCGCTCGCCATCCAGAACCTGGCCTGGGAGTCAGGCATGGTATTCGCCCGGGTGGTCGGCCCGCTCGTGGCGGTGGTTCTGGTGGTCGGCATCGCGGCAGGGGTGGCCCAGACCGGCCCCGTCTTCGCCCTGGCCGCGCTCAAACCCGACTTCAAGCGGATCAACCCCGCCGCCGGCCTCAAGCGCATCTTCTCCCGCCGGGGCGCGTTCGAGACGTTCAAGGCACTGGTCAAGCTGGTCATCATCGCGGCGCTGACCTACCCGGTGCTGCGGGCCGAGGTCGCCCACTTCGCGTCACTGACCGGCGCCCATCCGGTGAGCATCGCCGAAGCGGTCGGACGGACGCTGGTCAAGGTCGGTCTGCGCGCGGCCGGCGCCTTCTTCATCCTGGCCCTGGCCGACTACGCCTTCCAGCGCTGGGAATACGAGCGGCGGCTCCGCATGACCCGCCAGGAACTGCGCGAGGAGCTGCGCCAGATCGAAGGCAATCCGGAGCTGAAATCGCGTATCCGCCAGCTCCAGCGGCAACTGGCGCGCGGGCGGATGATGCACGCCGTGCCAAAGGCCACAGTGGTCGTGACCAACCCGACCCACCTGGCCGTCGCGATCCGCTACGAGATGCGCACCATGCCGGCGCCAGTCGTGGTGGCCAAGGGCAGCGGTCTGACCGCCGAGCGCATCAAGCAGATCGCCCGGGAGCACGCCGTCCCGGTCGTCGAGAACAAGCCGCTGGCCCAGGCGCTCTACCGGATGGCGGACGTCGGGGCCGAAATCCCGGTCGCACTCTATGAGGCAGTGGCGGACGTGATCGCCTACGTCTACCGGCTGCGCACGCGGCCGGCGTGGGGCACAGGGAGTGAGCAAGGCACATGGTAA
- the fliQ gene encoding flagellar biosynthesis protein FliQ, with the protein MSEMLVLELTRDSIATLLLVLAPLLLAALVVGLVVSIFQAVTQVNEATLTFVPKMVVMFVVLLVAGPWMADQLVRFTVRLLTLLPQLAR; encoded by the coding sequence ATGAGCGAGATGCTGGTCCTGGAGCTGACGCGCGACTCGATTGCCACGCTGCTGCTGGTCCTGGCCCCGTTGCTGCTCGCCGCACTGGTCGTCGGTCTGGTCGTCAGCATCTTCCAGGCGGTGACCCAGGTGAACGAGGCCACTCTGACCTTCGTGCCGAAGATGGTCGTGATGTTCGTCGTGCTGCTGGTCGCCGGGCCCTGGATGGCCGATCAGCTCGTGCGCTTCACCGTGCGGCTGCTGACGCTGCTGCCGCAGTTGGCCCGCTGA
- a CDS encoding flagellar basal body-associated FliL family protein: MQSGDVAQGMNKRLLLVFGGVGALIVVALVGAVFVLPSLVPGGISIQLGNGNTTETLSVPPPTGVDVGVPVTLGERVVNLADPGGFRYLKTEIVLSLHVPGVVGSELSTEELEKEQATLNARLEPIKPQIQDILTSVLTAKTVAEVTTPEGKEVLREQLIESLQPLLRHHQITGLYFAQFVIQ, from the coding sequence ATGCAGAGCGGTGATGTGGCGCAGGGCATGAACAAGCGGCTGCTCCTCGTGTTCGGCGGGGTCGGCGCCCTGATCGTGGTCGCCCTGGTGGGGGCGGTGTTTGTGCTCCCGAGCCTGGTGCCGGGCGGGATCAGCATCCAACTCGGTAACGGAAACACCACTGAGACGTTGTCGGTGCCGCCGCCGACGGGGGTTGATGTGGGAGTTCCGGTCACGCTCGGGGAGCGCGTGGTCAATCTCGCCGATCCGGGCGGTTTCCGGTATCTTAAGACGGAGATCGTTCTCAGCTTGCACGTGCCCGGCGTCGTGGGGTCCGAACTCTCGACCGAGGAGCTCGAGAAGGAGCAGGCGACCCTCAATGCCCGGCTCGAGCCGATTAAGCCGCAGATCCAGGATATCCTCACCTCCGTGCTGACGGCCAAGACGGTCGCGGAGGTCACGACCCCGGAGGGGAAAGAGGTGCTGCGCGAGCAGTTGATCGAGAGCCTGCAGCCGCTCCTGCGGCACCACCAGATCACCGGGCTGTACTTCGCCCAGTTCGTGATCCAGTAG
- a CDS encoding flagellar motor protein MotB — protein sequence MARRRHEHAGEASSERWLVTYADLITLLLVFFVVMYSISKADSAKFQRFSTSVQQAFRVDVMEPGQPLGPALAEQDFRFMSFLAIRAQIASLVQRYDLGLDAADVELTQEGIVIHLAESVLFPPGEVQLRPEAHRVLADIAAIIGPMPFPVRVEGHTDNVPPANPNYPDNWALSTMRAVSTVRFLSDVQGVPAERLVAVGYAEHRPRADNRTLEGRRKNRRVDLVIVQPGSNE from the coding sequence ATGGCCCGGCGTCGGCACGAACACGCGGGAGAAGCATCGAGCGAGCGGTGGCTCGTCACGTACGCCGATCTCATTACGCTGCTGCTCGTCTTCTTCGTGGTGATGTACTCGATCTCCAAGGCCGACTCGGCGAAGTTTCAGCGCTTCAGCACCTCGGTGCAGCAGGCTTTCCGCGTCGATGTGATGGAGCCGGGGCAGCCGCTGGGACCGGCGCTGGCGGAGCAGGACTTCCGCTTCATGAGCTTCCTGGCCATCAGGGCGCAGATCGCGTCACTGGTGCAGCGCTACGACCTGGGGCTCGATGCGGCTGACGTGGAATTGACCCAGGAGGGGATCGTGATCCACCTGGCGGAGTCCGTGCTCTTCCCGCCGGGCGAGGTGCAACTTCGCCCGGAGGCACACCGCGTGCTGGCCGACATCGCCGCCATCATCGGTCCGATGCCCTTCCCGGTGCGGGTAGAGGGCCACACCGACAACGTTCCGCCCGCCAATCCGAACTACCCCGACAACTGGGCGCTCTCGACCATGCGAGCGGTCAGCACGGTGCGCTTCCTCTCTGACGTGCAGGGCGTGCCAGCGGAGCGGCTGGTGGCCGTCGGCTACGCCGAGCATCGGCCGCGTGCCGACAACCGCACGTTAGAAGGGCGCCGGAAGAACCGGCGAGTGGACCTGGTCATCGTTCAGCCGGGCTCCAACGAGTAA